AGGACTTAAGGATCTTCTGCTTATGTGCTCTTCTATGGTTTCAAGAAAAAGGCTGCGTTCCATACCCATGATAACTTTGCCATCCAGAGTCCTTACAGCAAAGGTTTTAGTTTCGATTTCCTTTGCACCTATGGTTACCATGATGGGAATCTGAAGCAGCTGGGCATCCCGGACTTTTTTCTTGAGGCTTTCGGATCTTGTATCCACCTCCACCCGGAGACCTGCGGCAGTCAGCTCTTTTTTAAGCTCTTCTGTCGCAGGGATCAGGTCATCGTTCATGGGCAGCAGCATGATCTGTACCGGAGCCAGCCAGAGGGGGAATTTACCGGCAAAGTGTTCGGTGAGTATACCGAAAAATCGTTCAATGGAACCGTAGATTACCCTGTGGATCATTATGGGACGGTGTTTTTCATTGTCTTTGCCAATATAATTCAGGTCAAAACGTTCCGGCAGGGCCATGTCCAGCTGGATGGTTCCGCACTGCCAGGTGCGGCCGATGGCGTCTTTAATATGGATGTCGATTTTAGGACCGTAAAAGGCACCGTCCCCTTCATTGACCTGATAGCCCTTGCCATAGGCATCCAGGGCGGATCGCAGTCCTTCGGTAGCCTGTTCCCACTGGGCGTCAGAGCCGATGGATTTTTCAGGACGTGTGGAAAGCTCCAGATGAAAATCCAGACCAAAGGTGGCATAGATGCGGTCCACCAGCTGGAGAACCCCTAGAATTTCCTGCTGGATCTGATCCGGGGTCATGAAAATGTGGGCATCGTCCTGGTGGAAGGCCCTGACCCGGAAAAGACCTGAGAGGGCACCGGACATTTCATGGCGGTGAACAAGGCCGATTTCTCCGGCACGGTGGGGCAGATCTTTGTAGGAATGCGGCCTCATGCCAAAAAGCAGCATCCCACCGGGGCAGTTCATGGGTTTGATGGCATATTCCATTTCGTCCACCCGGGAAGTATACATGTTTTCCCTGTAGTTTTCCCAGTGACCGCTTTTTTCCCAGAGAACCCGGTTGAGCATGATGGGGGTTTTTGTTTCTACATAGCCCGCATCCCTGTGGGCTTCCCGCCAGTATTGCAGAAGGGCGTTCCATACGTCCATACCCTTTGCATGGAAAAAGGGCATGCCCGGAGCCTCATCGTGGAAACTGAAGAGATCCAATTGTACGCCAAGCTTCCTGTGATCCCGTTTCTTTGCTTCTTCCAGCAGGGTTAGGTAAGCTTTCAGGTCTTTTTTATCGAAAAAGGCTGTTCCGTAAATCCGCTGAAGCTGCTGGCGGCTCTGGTCTGCCCGCCAGTAGGCACCGGAAACCCGCATTAGCTTGATGGCTTTGATGTGGCCGGTGTGGGGCAGGTGTGGTCCCCGGCAGAGGTCAATAAAATCACCCTGTTCATAAAGACTGAATACTTCCCCTTCAAGGGAGTCGATGATTTCCAGCTTGTAGGGTTCATCCTTAAAAAAATCCGTTGCCTCACTCCGGGTCATTTCTTTTCGGACAAAGCTTTTCTTTTCTTTGATGATGGCTTCAATTTCCGCTTCAATCTTTGGGAAATCTTCTTCTGAGATGCTCTGCATGTCAATGTCATAGTAAAAGCCGTTTTCCACCACAGGGCCTATGGTCAGGCGGGCTTCGGGGTATAGTTTGAGAACGGCTTCGGCCATGACATGGGCTGCGGAGTGCCTTAATATTTCCATAGATTCAGCATCTTTGGGGGTCAGCAGGCGTACGCTGGCATCTTTTTCAACGGGTGCGGTCAGGTCTTTTAAAATGCCATCAATTTCCATGGCAATACAGTTGCGGGCAAAGCCTTCGGAGATGGAAAGAGCAATATCCATGCCTGAAGGAGGACTTTCAAATTCCCGGATGCTGTTATCCGGGAGAGTTATACATATCATGGCAACCATTCCTGAATGGGGTTTTGTCGGTTTTTAATGTCCATTGTCATAAGGCGGGCATATATAAAATTTATCATGGAAAAAAGCAGCTTATTCTGTTATATGCCGCATTTCCATGGGGTATTTTCCGGCACACCTGAAGTAACTAAGGGAAATGGTCTTGCGGGTCAAGGAAAATTATGGAACCATGGCAGGCTGCAAAAGAGGCAGGGATATCCCCATTGTCCAGAGGGAATCCTGTTTTCAAGGACGCTGAAATAACGGATAAGGATGGATTCTACGTATACGCTCATTGAAACCCAGGATGATCTGCAGGGTATTCTTCCCCTGCTTGAAAATGCAGACCGCATAGGCGTGGATCTGGAAGCGGACTCCATGTTTCATTTTAAAGAAAAGGTCTGTCTCATTCAGCTGACTGCTGCAAAACGTAATTTTGTGCTGGATCCTTTGTGCATACCGGATCTTTCTCCTTTGGGTCCGGTGTTTGCCGATCCCTCTGTACGCAAGATTTTTCATGGTGCAGATTATGATGTTCGGTCTCTTTTCAGGGATTTTGGTTTTGAGGTGCAGAATCTCTGGGATACGGAACTGGCCACACGCTTTCTGGGCTACCGTACATCCGGGCTGGATGCGGTGCTGAAGGCACGCTTTGGCGCAAGCCTTGATAAAAAATATCAGAAAAAGGACTGGTCACAAAGACCACTTTCTCCGGAAATGATTGCTTATGCATCGGAGGATACCCGCTATCTTATTCCCCTTTCGGAGCAGCTGGAAGCAGAGCTTGTGGCAAAGGGAAGGCTGGACTGGGTTGCGGAAGAATGCTGCATTCTACAGGAAGTGCGAGCAACGGAAGGAGAAGAAAGGCCTCTTTTTCTTCGTTTCAAGGGTGCTGGTCGTCTGGACGGTAGAAGCCTTGCTGTTCTGGAGGCTCTTCTGGAATTTCGCCTGGATATGGCAGAAAAAAAGGACAAGCCCCTTTTTAAGGTGCTGGGTGGAGAAGCACTTTTGCGTCTGGCTCAGCTTCGGCCCCGTACCATGGAGGCTGTGAAATCTTCTAAGGTTTTAAGTCCCCGTCAGTTGTCCATGCATGGCCCTGTGCTTCTGCAATGTATTCAGGGCGCGCTGGCTTTACCTGAGACAGAGCTTCCCGTATATCCCAAAACAAGGGCTGCAAGGATCAAACCACTGGTTTCCATGCGTATCAAGGCCATGAAGGACTGGCGGGATGCACTGGCGGAGAAGCTGGATATGGATCCGGCGCTTTTATGCAACAAAGCCCTCCTCACCAGGCTTGCCCAGCTCAATCCAGCATCCATGGATGTTCTGGAAACCATACCGGAGATGCGGAAGTGGCAGAGGGACGTTCTGGGCGAGGGGCTTTTACAGGTTCTTGCATCATTGTAGAATATGAAGGATTTATTCCGGTTTCTTTGAAACCGGTTTACCGTGGTTTATTGCCAGGTAACAATGATCTCCAGCTCCTGCTGAGTCAGCTTGCTGAATCTGGGCATTCTTTCTGTCTCCACGGCATCAATGATCAGGTCCTTTCTTTCACAGATATCCTGTATTGTTGCAAAATCACCCTTGTGGCAGAGCATGCATCTGTTCTCTATTGTGGCAAGGGTCTGCTGCCCCGGCAGGGTTTCGCAGTCCTGTTTTTCGTAGGACTTGAGACGGACACCGCCGCAGGAGGATAATAGCATGGAGCCGATGATTAAAGCCGTAAAAATAGCATGTTTCATTATGTTCTCTCCGTGGTTTGTCAGGTGTCCGGCCATTGGGCGTGAATCCGGGCCAGAGAATCTGTATCTTGAATAAAGCAGGAAACCAGCCGGGGGTCAAAAATACTTCCGGCTTTCTTTTTGAGAAATTCTAAAGCTTTGGGTAAGGGCCATGCTTTTTTATAGCTTCGGTCATGGGTCAGGGCATCAAAAACATCACCAATGGCTGTAATTCTTCCTAAAATGTTAATTTTTTCACCCGCAATACCCAAAGGATAACCAGCACCGTCCCATCTTTCGTGATGCTCCCTTGCAACAATGGCAGCGGTTTGCAGATCCGGGCGACTCTCATCGTGGAGAAGTTCAAAGCCGATATCAGGGTGTGTGCGGATGATGGCCTGCTCTTCTGCATTGAGGGGGCCTCTTTTGTTAAGGATGGCCTGGGGTATGGCCAGCTTTCCGATGTCGTGGAGGGGGGCTGCCCGTTTCAGTTCTTCGGCGGTTTTTTGTTCCAGCCCTGCTTTAAGGGCAAGATAGTGGCAGAAAGCCCCAACTCTGTGGAGGTGGCCCGCACTTTCTTTTCTGGGGCTGTTGGAAAGGGCATGGGTCAGCAGACGGGAAAAACGGGTTTCCATGAGAATGTCTGGCTGATGATCCAGCATCTTATCCAGAACATCGGCAATGTGCCCGATGAATATATCCAGCATGGTCTTTTCTTCCATGCTCAGTTCCGGCAGGGCGCAAACGGACAGCTCCAGACTTCTTTTTCCCATGGATTCTGTCCACAGGAGCAGGTTCGGAGAAAAAGAGGATGCTGATGGGGTCGTAAGTTTGTCTTTTGTACGGTGAGTTGTACATAGTAGCTGACCTGCCTTATCCTTTACGGAGAAGCTGACAGTCAGTTTTCTGGATTGAAAGGGCTGTGCCAGTAACAGTCTTTGAACCTGATCCCTCACTGTGCAGGCAAAGAAGGAAGGGTTGTATGGATCTGTTATTACAGGTGATGTGGTGCTGAGGATATGGCGAAGTGCATCTTTTTCCCTATGTGCGGACTGAAGTTCTCTGAAGTTTCTTAAACTTGTTGTGATGGCGCTTCGCAGCTTCTGGGCACTGAGTTCGGCTTTTTCCCTGTAGTCATTGATATCGTATTGATCAACCACAAGGCTTTCTGGCGCTTTGCCCGCCTGACCTGTACGGAAAATGATTCGTATATTCTGATTTTTCAGCTCTTTTCTTATGCGATTGGCTGCGATAAGACCAGCCTCATCATTTTCCATTACAGCGTCCAGAAGAAGAACGGCAATATCCGGATGGTGGCGCAGGAAGCGGATGGTTTCACTGCCTGAATATACGCTGTGAAGCAGCAGGGACCTGTTATCAAAATGAAAATCCCTGAGCACAAGGCGGGTGACCCGGTGGACTTCCGGGTCATCATCTGCAATCAGCACTTCCCATGGAGGTAAGGGATGGGGGTAAGAGACGGAAGCTGTTTTTTCCGGTTCAAAGGAAAGTGATATGTCCGCTGCTGTTTCAGGAAAATTCTGGCGCATCTTGCCTCTGGTATTTTGAGAAGGTCATTATCCGGTCATGCCGGATGTAATTCTGTAGTCAGAATAAAGGGTTTTGTGTATAAAAAAACAAAGCCTTGTGCCTTGATTTGAAAGCAGGTAATTTCTACGACTGCCGGGATCATAAGATAACCCGTTGACCTTAGTTTTTTTGAAGCGTATTGTCAATTTTGATTTTGCTTATATCCTTATGTTGACGGATCTTCGGATCTCTGGTGGAAAGAGAGGAGTTTTACATGCGTATTCTTCTGTTTACGGGTAAAGGCGGCGCAGGAAAAACTACCACAGCAGCAGCAACGGGCCTGCAGGCGGCAAGGGCCGGGAAAAAAACCCTTGTCATGTCCACGGACCCAGCCCACTCCCTGGCTGATGTCCTGAATCTTCCCCTGGGACCTGAGCCTGTGGAGGTAGAGGCCAATTTCTGGGCTCAGGAACTGGATATCTATTATTCCATGCGTAAACACTGGGGATCGCTTCGTAAGCTGATGCTGGAGGTTTTTCGCTGGCAGGGGGTGGATCGTAAGATAGCCGAAGAACTGGCAGCCATTCCGGGTATGGAGGAAGGTTCAGCATTTTTGTGGATAGAAGAATATGCCAGGGAAAAACGTTTTGATCTTATTATAATAGATTCCGCACCTACGGGAGAAACTCTGACCCTTCTTTCCCTTCCCCAGGTGACCCAGTGGTGGACAAACAAGCTGTTTCCCTTTCCCCGTATGGCTATGAAGGGGATGGGAAAACTTATGGGTGGGATGATGCCCCTGGCGGCAGGTCTGGAGGAGCTGGATTCTCTTCTGGAAAAGGTGGAGGGTGTGCAGAAACTTCTTTCTGATCCGGAAGTGACCAGTACCCGTATTCTTGTGAATCCTGAACGCATGGTTATAGCAGAGGCCCGCAGGGCCTATACCTATCTGCAGCTTTACGGATATCATGTGGATGCTGTGATCATGAACCGTATTTTACCGGATGTTGAAGCAACTGGCTTTTTTGCGGACTATGTGGCTTCTCAGGCTGGTTATATTGCTGAAATTGAAGAAAGCTTTTCTCCTCTGCCTGTTCTTCGTGTTCCCCATCTGGGCAAAGAGGTTTTCGGGTTGTCCCTTTTGGAAAAGGTGGGAGAGGTGCTCTACGGAGGAAGGGCTGTGGATGATTTCTGGTTTAAGGATAAGCCGCTGGACATTGCAGAAACGGATGATGGTTATGTCATGAACCTGCGCCTGCCTTTTCTGGAGGAAGGGGATGTGAAGGTTCATGGTTCCGGGGATACGGTGACTCTGCAGGTGGGTTCCCGGCGGCGGCATCTTTTTCTGCCACGGTTTCTGGCTTTTTATACCATAAAAGAAATTCTTCATGAGCCGCCTGATTTAAAACTATTTTTTGAAAAACGAGCTGGGTAGGATTGTTAATGGGGCCAGATTTTAATGATGCCGGAAAAATCCATGTCAGAGCCGCTGAAGGTGAGACTGCCAAAGCTTTTACCCTTTTCGGGGGCATCGCCAATGCTGGTTTTTTTCAGAATCATTCGGACGTGTTTAGCCTCAATCCGGATTTTTGAAACACTGGGCCCTTGGGGTTTCAGGAGGGTGGGACCTTAAAGGGCGCTGGTTTTCAGGATACCGTTATCCGGAAAAAAGTAATAATTGCTGTTGTTTTTATGGAAAGTCATCCTTATGAATCACGGGCAAACAGTCTGAATGCCTGTGTATCTGTCTGACAGATATGGTCCTTAGCCAGCGAGGAGGGCATTGAACAGTTATATTTGATTTGATAAACGATGTTTCTGGGCAAAAATCAATATGGTCTTTGGGAAAATATTTTTATTCCTTGTGTGTTTGGAAATGGGATGCTAGGGGAAAATTGGTTGAACCAATGTGGTGGCCGAGACTTCACATTATGTCAATAGGCATGGAAAGGAAGAAGTGATGGGCGTGTACGCCTATGAGCGGGTATTGATGCATATCCGTGAAATGATGGCAAAGGGTGAGATCCGGCAGGGGGAGCGTCTGCCCCCTGAGCGGGAGCTGGCAGAGCGTTTCGGAGTTTCACGCCACTCCCTCAGGCAGGCCCTGCAGTCTCTGGGGGAGCGGGGGCTTGTCATCCGGCGTCAGGGCTCAGGCACCCATCTGATGGCCGACTCCGAAGATATTCTTGCCAGGGAGTTGGCCTGTCTGCTCACCGGATCAGGCTCACGCATGGATGCGCTTCTGGAGTTTCGGCTGATGCTGGAGCCGGGGATAGCCGCTTTTGCTGCCCGGAGGATTAGCGGAGATCGCTTGGCACAGTTGGAGCAGCTTGTGGATATGCAGGCCACAGGGGAGAGGGGCTTCGGAGATCTGGATGCCCGCTTCCATGGTCTCCTGGCTGAAGCCACGGAGAATGTTATCGTCCGGGAGGTCATGGTTTCCCTTGCAGTCATTCTGGATGAAAGCCGGAGTCCTGTGTGGGAACATCCGGAAAGGGCTGCCTGTTCCCTTGAGGGTCACCGGGCCATACTTGATGCCCTGAAATCCAGAGATGAATACGCAGCCCAGAAGGCCATGCAGGATCACCTTGAAAGTATACGCAGAACGATGTTCTGTAATGCAAGACAGGAAGGTCAGGGACAGGTTTTGATTCAGGACGGCTTTAAATACTTGAATGGAGTGCAGAAGAAATGATTGAGACTTTTTTATTGTATATGGCTTTAGGAGCCGTAGCCGGGGTTCTGGCAGGGCTTCTTGGGATAGGGGGAGGGCTTGTGGTGGTGCCCATGCTGGTGTTTGCGCTTCCGGCACAGGGGGTGGAAGCCTCAGTTCTTATGCAGATTGCCCTGGGTACTTCCATGGCTGCAATTATTTTTACGGCCATGTCCAGTCTGAAGGCCCACCACCAGAGGGGGGCTGTACGATGGGATGTGGTTATCAGAATCTCTCCCGGTATTGTGGTGGGAACTTTTTTCGGTGCCATTGTGGCTTCGCGGATGCCGACCCATACCCTGAAGGTCATTTTTATAGTGTTTCTGTATTATGTTGCAGCCCAGATGTTTTTGAATAAAAAGCCAAAGCCCAGCCGGACTCTGCCGGGATCTGCCGGTATGTTCGGTGCAGGTTGTACCATTGGCGGCATGTCCAGTTTTGTGGGGATTGGCGGTGGAACTCTTTCTGTGCCTTTTATGACCTGGTGTAATATCCCCTTCCATACGGTTATTGGCACATCCGCTGCCATAGGGTTTCCCATTGCCTTGGCTGGTACAGCAGGATATGTGCTGGGAGGGCTTGGCAATGAAATGCTTCCACCCCTTTCCCTGGGCTTTGTCTATGGGCCAGCCCTTTTCGGTATTGTGGCTGCAAGTGTACTGACAGCTCCTCTGGGCGTAAAGCTGGCCCACAGCCTGCCTGTGGATCGTTTGAAAAGGTTTTTTGCTTTTCTGCTTATTTTTGTTGCTACCCGTATGTTATTGGGACTTTTTTAAGGCTTGTCCGCAAACCGCATTTGCTTGTGCCTT
This Desulfobotulus mexicanus DNA region includes the following protein-coding sequences:
- the thrS gene encoding threonine--tRNA ligase, yielding MICITLPDNSIREFESPPSGMDIALSISEGFARNCIAMEIDGILKDLTAPVEKDASVRLLTPKDAESMEILRHSAAHVMAEAVLKLYPEARLTIGPVVENGFYYDIDMQSISEEDFPKIEAEIEAIIKEKKSFVRKEMTRSEATDFFKDEPYKLEIIDSLEGEVFSLYEQGDFIDLCRGPHLPHTGHIKAIKLMRVSGAYWRADQSRQQLQRIYGTAFFDKKDLKAYLTLLEEAKKRDHRKLGVQLDLFSFHDEAPGMPFFHAKGMDVWNALLQYWREAHRDAGYVETKTPIMLNRVLWEKSGHWENYRENMYTSRVDEMEYAIKPMNCPGGMLLFGMRPHSYKDLPHRAGEIGLVHRHEMSGALSGLFRVRAFHQDDAHIFMTPDQIQQEILGVLQLVDRIYATFGLDFHLELSTRPEKSIGSDAQWEQATEGLRSALDAYGKGYQVNEGDGAFYGPKIDIHIKDAIGRTWQCGTIQLDMALPERFDLNYIGKDNEKHRPIMIHRVIYGSIERFFGILTEHFAGKFPLWLAPVQIMLLPMNDDLIPATEELKKELTAAGLRVEVDTRSESLKKKVRDAQLLQIPIMVTIGAKEIETKTFAVRTLDGKVIMGMERSLFLETIEEHISRRSLSPEIFKS
- a CDS encoding ribonuclease D, with protein sequence MDSTYTLIETQDDLQGILPLLENADRIGVDLEADSMFHFKEKVCLIQLTAAKRNFVLDPLCIPDLSPLGPVFADPSVRKIFHGADYDVRSLFRDFGFEVQNLWDTELATRFLGYRTSGLDAVLKARFGASLDKKYQKKDWSQRPLSPEMIAYASEDTRYLIPLSEQLEAELVAKGRLDWVAEECCILQEVRATEGEERPLFLRFKGAGRLDGRSLAVLEALLEFRLDMAEKKDKPLFKVLGGEALLRLAQLRPRTMEAVKSSKVLSPRQLSMHGPVLLQCIQGALALPETELPVYPKTRAARIKPLVSMRIKAMKDWRDALAEKLDMDPALLCNKALLTRLAQLNPASMDVLETIPEMRKWQRDVLGEGLLQVLASL
- a CDS encoding HD domain-containing phosphohydrolase; this translates as MRQNFPETAADISLSFEPEKTASVSYPHPLPPWEVLIADDDPEVHRVTRLVLRDFHFDNRSLLLHSVYSGSETIRFLRHHPDIAVLLLDAVMENDEAGLIAANRIRKELKNQNIRIIFRTGQAGKAPESLVVDQYDINDYREKAELSAQKLRSAITTSLRNFRELQSAHREKDALRHILSTTSPVITDPYNPSFFACTVRDQVQRLLLAQPFQSRKLTVSFSVKDKAGQLLCTTHRTKDKLTTPSASSFSPNLLLWTESMGKRSLELSVCALPELSMEEKTMLDIFIGHIADVLDKMLDHQPDILMETRFSRLLTHALSNSPRKESAGHLHRVGAFCHYLALKAGLEQKTAEELKRAAPLHDIGKLAIPQAILNKRGPLNAEEQAIIRTHPDIGFELLHDESRPDLQTAAIVAREHHERWDGAGYPLGIAGEKINILGRITAIGDVFDALTHDRSYKKAWPLPKALEFLKKKAGSIFDPRLVSCFIQDTDSLARIHAQWPDT
- a CDS encoding ArsA family ATPase yields the protein MRILLFTGKGGAGKTTTAAATGLQAARAGKKTLVMSTDPAHSLADVLNLPLGPEPVEVEANFWAQELDIYYSMRKHWGSLRKLMLEVFRWQGVDRKIAEELAAIPGMEEGSAFLWIEEYAREKRFDLIIIDSAPTGETLTLLSLPQVTQWWTNKLFPFPRMAMKGMGKLMGGMMPLAAGLEELDSLLEKVEGVQKLLSDPEVTSTRILVNPERMVIAEARRAYTYLQLYGYHVDAVIMNRILPDVEATGFFADYVASQAGYIAEIEESFSPLPVLRVPHLGKEVFGLSLLEKVGEVLYGGRAVDDFWFKDKPLDIAETDDGYVMNLRLPFLEEGDVKVHGSGDTVTLQVGSRRRHLFLPRFLAFYTIKEILHEPPDLKLFFEKRAG
- a CDS encoding FadR/GntR family transcriptional regulator, giving the protein MGVYAYERVLMHIREMMAKGEIRQGERLPPERELAERFGVSRHSLRQALQSLGERGLVIRRQGSGTHLMADSEDILARELACLLTGSGSRMDALLEFRLMLEPGIAAFAARRISGDRLAQLEQLVDMQATGERGFGDLDARFHGLLAEATENVIVREVMVSLAVILDESRSPVWEHPERAACSLEGHRAILDALKSRDEYAAQKAMQDHLESIRRTMFCNARQEGQGQVLIQDGFKYLNGVQKK
- a CDS encoding sulfite exporter TauE/SafE family protein, producing MIETFLLYMALGAVAGVLAGLLGIGGGLVVVPMLVFALPAQGVEASVLMQIALGTSMAAIIFTAMSSLKAHHQRGAVRWDVVIRISPGIVVGTFFGAIVASRMPTHTLKVIFIVFLYYVAAQMFLNKKPKPSRTLPGSAGMFGAGCTIGGMSSFVGIGGGTLSVPFMTWCNIPFHTVIGTSAAIGFPIALAGTAGYVLGGLGNEMLPPLSLGFVYGPALFGIVAASVLTAPLGVKLAHSLPVDRLKRFFAFLLIFVATRMLLGLF